The genomic stretch TGCTAGAGGACGAAAGCCGCATGGTGGGCAGTTGCGCCTTGCCGTTGCCGCTGTATCAGGGCATGCAGCGTTTTCCGATGGTCTGGCTGGAAGACAGCGTGCAGGGGCGGGTAGAGCGCATCCTGGGTGATTATGTGGTGGACCTGTGCGCCGAATTTGTCGCGGTTTATGGCGATCAAGGCTTTGCGCAGTTTTCCGAACGCTTATTGGGCAGCCTGAACAACATTAGCAAACGCCTGGGTGGCGAGCGCCACCAACGGCTATTCGGCTTGATGGAAGCGGCGTTGGCCGAACAGGCACGCAGTGGTGCGGTGGAGCTGCACCGCGATTGGATCGAAGGGTTGTTGAACGAGTACTACGACCCGATGTACGCCTTCCAGCGCGAGAAGAAGGGGGATCGAATCGAGTTCGCGGGCGAGCATGCCGCGGTGCTTGAATACCTGCGCGAACGCAGCCGCCGGCAGGCTTGAGAGCAAGGCGCTGACCGTCCAGCGCCTGCCACGTGCCTTACAGTACGAGCGCGCCGATGAGCCCGCAGATCACGCCGACCAGCATGGTCAGCAGGGCCACGGTCACCAGCACCCGGGTGTCGAAGTCTTTGCGCAGCATCAGCAGCGACGGCAGGCTGATGCTGGGCAGGGTCATCAGCAACGCAACCGCTGGGCCGGTGCCCATACCCAGAGCCATCATGGTCTGCACGATGGGGATTTCCGCAGCAGTGGGAATCACGAACAAGGTGCCGACGATGGCCAGCGGTACCAGCCACCACAAGCTGTCGGCCATCGCCCCGTCAACGTGGGGAAACAGCCAGACCCGCGCGGCGCCGAGCACCAGTACTGCCAGGATATAGACCGGAATGGTGCTCCAGAACAATTGCCACAGGGTGCGAATCCAGCGGCCGAGGAAGGGTTGAGAATCCGTGGCGCTGACGTTGGCCACGGCTTGCAGCGCAGCTTGCGGCACTTGCTCCGGCCGCGAAATGCGCTGGGCCACCAGCGAAACCCCCAGCACCAACACGATGCCGGCCACTAGTCGCAGGGCGGTAAAGCCCCAACCCAGGACAAAGCCCATGAACACCAGGGTGGCCGGGTTCAGCACCGGGTTGCCGATCCAGAATGCCAGCGCCGCACCCACGGACACGTTTTGCCGGCGCATGCCGGCAGCTACCGGCGCGGCGCAACAACTGCACATCATGCCGGGCAGGGCGAACAGCCCGCCGCGCAGGGTCGAGGCGAAGCCCGCGCGGCCGAACAGGCGCAGCAACCAGTCCCGCGGGATCAGTACTTGCAACAGGGAGCCGAGGATCACCGCCAGGACCGCGGCCTTCCAGATCGCCAGGAAGTACACCTTGGCGTACGTCAATGCGGCGGCCAGGGGCGCGGTTTGCGCGTCGTTGAGAATCGAAGCGCCAATGCTGTGGCTGTCGGCAGCGGTAAAGGCCTTGAAGTAGTACGGCGACCACTTGACGTAGTAGAGGCCAATGCAGGCCACCAACAGGAACAGGGCCGGCTTGCACCAGAACGACCAGCCCCGGTTGGGGGTGGTTAAGAAGTTGGACATACAGGGGTTCCAGGGAGACAGGTCGCGCATCATACCTCACCCTGGGCCCTGCGCTGGTGTGGCCGCCCTGTCAGGTCGGGCAGCTCTCCTGGCCGTTGTCCAGGCCCTGCTTGTAATGCTGGCTCTGCAAGGTGGCCTTGCCGTTGTGCCAGGTCAGCGTCAGGACGTACATCGAGTCGAAGTCGCCGGACTCCCAGTCCTCGGTGATCGACTGTTTGCTGCCCACCGCTTCGCGCGCCACCTTGTTGATCAACTCCGGCAGGTAGCCGTGGGACCAGGCGGTGTAGATGATCGAGTTGTGGTACTTGTCGTGGAGCAGTTCGTCCGCCAGTTCACTGGTGTCGTTGGCGGAAAACTCGATGTTCACCGGCAGGCCCAGCTTGATTGCGCTCGGGCTGATGGTCATCAGGGGGCGGATGTAGCTGTAGGAGTTGTCGAGCTCGCCTTCCTCGACATTGCGGGTCGGGTTGGCGGCAAACACGAAATCGGCCTTGCCGAATTTTTCTGGCAGCAGCTGCGCCAGGTCAATGGCGCGGTTCAGGCCCTGGCAATTGAGTTGTCCGAGACCACCGGCAGGTTTTTCCGCATGGCGCAAAAACACCAGGGTCTGGGTGCCGTCAACCGGCTGGGCGCGACTTTCGCTCGACTCCAGCGACAGGAGCAGGGCGCAGGTAGTCAGCAGTGCAGGGAGGAACACGAAGGCGCGTTGCTTCAGGCGTTGGGTGATCTGCAGTGGGTTTCTCATCAAGTAGTAGTTCTTCAGCACATTCAGGTTAAGGCTGACAAACCTTTCCACCGCAAGCTCCCGGCTTCGGATGGTTTTCCATGTCGTTGGGCGAGTCGTCTTGCGCGCGCGCTGCCTTCAGAGTCCGCTGAGGGCGATTGGTTCGATTGGAATCTGCGGGCGCGCACTTTATCCGGGGTAGCGGTGAGGGTGGCGGAAGGTTAGCGACATAATGTTTCCGATTTAAGATGCCGGCGTTGGCAGGCTCGCTATAAGCTAGCCCGCGTACAGGCCGGCCGTGTGCCGCCGGTTAGGCCAAAATTCAGCCGTTAAATTGTCACTGGATGTTCACTATGACCGATTTGTCAGCCTTCCCGATTACTGAAAAATGGCCTGCCCAGTTCCCCGAGTGGCTCCAACTCTACTCCTTGCCGACGCCAAACGGGGTCAAAGTCTCGATCATGCTCGAAGAGATCGGCTTGCCGTACGAGGCCCATCGCGTGAGTTTCGAGAGCAACGACCAGATGTCCCCGGCGTTCCTCTCGCTTAACCCCAACAACAAGATTCCGGCGATCCTCGACCCTCACGGCCCTGACGACAAGCCGTTGGCGCTGTTCGAGTCCGGCGCGATCCTGATCTATCTCGCCGACAAGAGCGGGCAACTGCTGGCCCAGGAATCAGCGGCACGTTACGAGACGATTCAGTGGCTGATGTTCCAGATGGGCGGTATCGGTCCGATGTTCGGCCAGTTGGGCTTTTTCAATAGATTCGCCGGCAAGGAGTACGAGGACAAACGTCCGCGGGACCGTTATGTCGCCGAGAGTAGCCGCTTGTTGAAGGTGCTCGACGAGCGCCTGCAAGGGCGCGACTGGATCATGGGCGAGCGCTACACCATCGCCGATATCGCGATCTTCCCGTGGGTCCGCAACCTGATTGGTTTTTATGAGGCCGGCGACCTGGTGGGGATCAATAACTTCCCCAATGTGCTGCGGGTGCTGGAGCGCTTCCTGGCGCGTCCGGCGGTAGTGCGTGGGCTGGAAATTCCCAAGCCCTGAACCGGTACGCCACTGCCTGGCGCAGTGGCGTACCTGGGCGCTGGGCTAGCGGTTATTGGCCGCGAGCTTGAGGCCAAAGCCGATCAGTGCGACGGCTGCCACTCGAGTGGCGACCGTTCGGGCCAGGGGCAGGGCCTTCAAGCGGATGGCCGCGGCGTTGCCGATCAGCACCAGGGCGCCCTGGTACAGCAGGCTGATCACGGTCACGTGGAGCATCATCGCCACCAGGGTCATACTCGACGACCCTGGGCTGATGAACAGCGGGAAGAACGCCACGAAAAACAGCATGACTTTCGGGTTGGTCAGGCTGATGACCAGGGCGTTGCGCAGATAGGTGCGTGCCGAACGTTGCGGTTCCAGCCCCGCGTCATTGTGCGCCACGGGGCTGCGCAACATTTGCACGCCCATCCAGCACAGGTACGCTGCACCGAACCACTGCAGGCCTTGGAACAGCAGCGGGTTGGCAGTCATCAGCGCTGCCAGGCCGGCGGCAGCTGCAATCATGTAGGCCGCGTCCCCCAGCAGGGTTCCCAGCACCGCGCCAAAACCGGCGCCGATGCCGTTGCGGGCGGTGGCATTGAGGATGGCAAATGTGCCGGGGCCGGGGATCAGTTGGAAAATCACGATCGCCGCGATAAAACTGCCGTAGTTGTGTATCTCAAACATCAGGGCTCACTCCGTATCCTTCGGGGTTTGTCACCCGGGTGGGTGTGCTAGCCAGATTAGTTGAGCGGTGAATAAATGTCAGGGGGTGACGGGGCTCGGGTTCTATTGTTACCGTTTTCGCAATAAACTCTTGCGTTACCTGCATTTGTGCCAGCAGGGGCGAGGGGCATAAGCTCGCGCTTCCAGCACTTTTTGTCTTGTCCAGGCCATTGGCCTCCTGCCAGGAAATTTCATGTCCAGCCAGTTCCCCGAAGCCCGTCCACGCCGTTTGCGGCGCACCCCGCAACTGCGCAAGCTGTTCCAGGAAACCGAGTTCAGTCTCAACGACCTGGTGCTGCCGATCTTCGTCGAGGAAGAAATCGACGATTTCGTACCGATCACCAGCATGCCGGGAGTACGACGGATTCCCGAGTCGAAACTGGCCGGTGAAATCGAGCGCTACGCCCGGGCCGGTATTCAGTCGGTGATGACCTTTGGCGTGTCGCACCACCTCGATGGCAACGGCAGTGACACCTGGCGGGAAAACGGCCTGGTGTCGCGCATGGCGCGGATCTGCAAGGACGCGGTGCCGGAAATGATCGTCATGTCCGACACCTGCTTCTGCGAGTACACCGACCATGGTCACTGTGGCGTGATGCATGGCGCCGAGGTCGACAATGACCTGACCCTGTTCAACCTTGGCCAGCAAGCCGTTGCCGCCGCGCGTGCCGGGGCGGATGTGATTGCCCCCTCGGCGGCCATGGACGGGCAGGTCCAGGCGATTCGTCGCGCCCTGGACGCAGCCGGCTTCAGCCAGACGTCGATCATGGCCTATTCGACCAAGTTTGCCTCGGCCCTCTACGGCCCGTTCCGCGAGGCAGGTGGCAGTGCGCTCAAGGGCGATCGCAAGAGCTACCAGATGAACCCGATGAATCGCCGCGAAGCCGTGCGCGAATCATTGCTGGATGAGCAGGAAGGCGCCGACGCGCTGATGGTCAAGCCGGCCGGTGCCTACCTGGACATCATCCGCGATATTCGCGAAGCCTCGCGGTTGCCGCTGGCGGCGTATCAGGTCAGTGGCGAGTACGCGATGATCAAGTTCGGCGCGGCCGCCGGGGCGATCGATGAAGAGCGGGTGGTGCGCGAGAGCCTGGGCGCGATCAAGCGTGCCGGTGCGGACCTGATCTTCACCTATTTCGCCATGGACCTGGCGCTTAGCGGAATCTGACCCGCAACGGGCGCGCGCTCAGCTCAGGAACGGCTTGATCCCATGGCCGTGAAAATAGCGCTCGATGAGTTTCGGGTCGGCGCCCGGGTCGGCGAGCGCCACGTAGCTGTCGGGCCGCAACAGGTAGAACCCATTGCGCGCCAGGCCGGCTTTGGCATGGGCGGGTGAGTAGGCGAACACCTGCAGCGCCAGGTGATGTTCGTTGCACCAGGCGCGCATTTCCCCGCTGGTGTCGCCGTACACATGCACCTGCCAGGCGGGGAGGGCGAGGCTGGCAAAGTTGTCGCCGTCAGCGTCCTGCACCCACGGCAGGCGATCGCCACCGAACACTGTGCCGGCATGCCCCGCACTGAGTGGCATCGCCCGGTAGTTCAGGGTGATTTGCGACACGGTGCGAAACAACCACTCGCGAGCCCGCTCCAGTGCCGCCATTCTGGGTAACAGCAACGGCGCCACGCGGGTGCGCAACAGATCGGCGATGGCGCCTTCGGCTGTGACGAAGCTGAACACCCGATCGGTGGTGCTCACCAGTTTGCGGGCAAAGGCCATGCGTTCGATTGCATAGCTGTCGAGCAGGCTGTGGTTGGCGGCGCCGTTGAGCACCGCTGCCAGTTTCCAGGCCAGGTTGATCGCGTCGCCAATTCCGGTGTTCATGCCCTGGCCACCGGCCGGGCTATGTACGTGGGCGGCGTCACCGAGCAGGAATGCACGGCCGCGGCGAAACTCGTCCGCGACTCGGTGATGAACCCGGTAGGTGGAAAACCAGTTGACCCGCTTGACCTCGACTTTCAGGTGGCTGATGGCCCGGCTGCTGACGTCTTCAAACCGCAGGGTCTCGGCCTGCTCGGCACGTTCATCCCGTACCGTGCCGATCAGTCGCGCACGGCCGGTACCTGCCAGCGGGAACACGGCGAGAAAGTCTGCTTCATCCAGGTCCACGTGCAATTCGCCATTAAAGGCCGGGCCTGCGCCGTCGACGTCGGCCACATAGAACACTTGTTGGTAGGTGCCGCCGGGAAAGCCGATGTCGAGGGTTTTGCGCACCCTGGAGCGGGCGCCGTCGCAACCGGCCAGATAGCAGCTCTGACAGCTCTGCAACTGGCCGTCGGGCAGGCGCAGTTGTGCGGTGATGCCACCGTCATGCTCGCTGAAGCCCAGCAGTTCGGTGTCCCGCTCTACCTCGACGCCGAATTGTTCGAGGCGTTCGATCAACAGTCGTTCATGTTGATCCTGGGGGTAGATTTCCAGGAAGGCGTAGGGCGTCAGGTCCTTGCCGATGGCGGCGAATGGCAGGCGCACCGTGGGTTCGCCCTTGACCCACAGATTGACGGCCGGTACCTGGTGGCCCTGTTGCACCACGGCCTGGTCAAGGTCCAGTTGCCGATACAGTTCCAGGGTTCGCGCCTGCACTGCCAGGGCGCGGGAGGTGGTGCCGGGGGCGCTGGTCTTGTCGAGCAGGCGCACACGGATCCCCAGTTTGCTCAGCCAAAGTGCCAACACCAGCCCGGTGGGGCCGGCGCCTACGATCAGTACGTCGCTGCGGTGCATGGCGTTACCCTCGGTGGAGAGTCCCGCGCAGGCGTCAGGTCTAGAAGAACGCCAACGTCAGGTTGACACTGATGCCATCGCCTTCGGGCCGGTTGACGGAGTCGAACTCGGGCACCCAGCGGGCATTGACGCTTGCCTGGGCATCGGCAAACTTGCCGCTCCAGCCCAGGTACGGGCCGAGCCCGGCCGAGTGGCCACGAAAGCCGTTCAGCTGGTCGGCCGTTGGGCCGTCGTCGTCGGTCATCTGCTTGATTACGCCGCCCACCACGCCAGCCGCCCAACCGTTGCCCAGGCCGTAGGTCCAGAGACCATCCAGACGAACGATACTGCCGTTCTGGTAATCCGTGGCATCGTTTTTGGTATAGAACTCGAACGCGCCCAGCAGGCTCAACTCGCCGCCATTACCCAGCAGGTGGGTATAGGCCATGGTTGGCATGAAGGTATAGGTGTTTTGCCCGGCGTTGGCCAGGCGATCCTTGTCGTAGGCGCCGGTCGGTACATAGATCGGCAACGACAAGGCAATGTGATCGGTGGCGCTGAAGTGGTAGCCGGCGGCGATCGGGGTGATCAGGGCATCGGCAAACTGGGTAGCGTAGTCGGTCTCGCCGACGGAGTTGCCCCTGGGGCCGGTAAAGTCGGCTTCGGCGTCGGTGTACTGCAGGGGCAGGCCGACCGCCGAGGCGAAGTTCCACGGGCCTTTGCCAGTGTCCCAGATACGCGTGATGTTGGTCATGGTGTAGGAGACTTTCATCTTCAGGCCAGCACCGACTTCGCCGCGCACCGGTGCCGCCTTCTTGCTGCTGAGTTCGCCGTCGTAATAGATACTGGTCATCGACATCACCCAGCCGGGTTCCGGGGGAATGATCCCAGCGTTGGAGTAGACGATCTGGCCAGTAATCGGCCTGCCGACGCTGCCTTCGGTGGCAAGCACCGAAGGGCTGCCGGTAAGCAGCATAACCAGCAGCGGCAAACTCGCGAACGAAACTCTTGTCATGGTGGATCTCTTGATCACGTTTTTAGAATGTACGATGGCGCGCGGCCGTCAGGGCGTGAATAAAGTCTGGAACCGAATCGGCGGCAAATCCCCACCCAATGCAAGGGGGGCTCAGCGCTGGGCAAACGCCAGGTTCAGGCCCAGAGCGGCAAACGACGCGGCAAATCCGCGGCGCAGCCAGTTCTGGACGGTAGATGACTCGATGACGGCTGTGCGAAAAAAGTTCGCCAGTAAGCCATAGATCACAAACACCGCAAAGGTCATCAGCATGAACACTGTGCTTAAGGTGAGCATCTGCACTGTGGCCGACGGCCCGTTGGGCGTGATGAACTGCGGGAGAAACGCCAGGAAGAATATCGTCAGCTTGGGGTTGAGCAGGTTGAGCAGGCCAGCGCGCAGCATGATGGTGCCGCCACTCAGGTTGAGCGGAGCATCGCTGATAGCAAAGGCCGTGCGATCGCGCCAGGTGGCGTAGGCCAGGTACAGCAGGTAGGCGACTCCGGCAAACTTCAATCCCTGGAACGCCAGCGCGCTGGTATGCAGGATCGCCGACAGGCCCAGCATCGAGGCCATCAGGTGCGGCACGATCCCGCCCGTGCAGCCCAGCGCCGCGTAGACGCTGGCTCGTTTGCCGGCGGCCAGCGCAGTGGAGAGGGTAAACACCACGCCAGTGCCGGGGATCAGCACCACGATCAGTGAGGTCAGCAGAAAATCCATTGTCAGCATGCCAGCGAACTCCAGTCGGTGATCGGGTGTCAGAGCACCCGCAAGCAATCGTTCATTGAAGTGCAACGCGGCTTGCTTTTCCATAGGAAAACACCGGAGTGTAGTGCGTGTCACTCGCCCGGTCGGTCAAAAGGACCCTTGAGCCACTCCATGCAAGCCAATCAATTGATCATCAGCCTCGCCACACTGCTGTTGCTGGCCGGGTGTGCGAGCCAGGGTAGCCGCGATGCGGCGCCCAAGCCGGAACAGGTCAAAGCTCAGATCGTGCGCTTGCTGCCCGCCAGTACGGTGGACCGGCAAGGTTGGGCCAACGACATCTATAGTGCGTTTGCCGCGCAGGAGATCCCTGCCACCTCGCAGAACCTCTGCTCGGTGCTGGCGGTGACCGAACAGGAGTCGACCTTTCAGGCTGACCCGAAAGTACCGGGGCTGGGCAAGATTGCCCGGGACGAGATCGACCGCCGTGCTGCCAGGGCGCATATCCCCAGTCTCCTGGTGCGGGGGGCCTTGCAGGTCAGCTCGACCAATGGCAAAAGTTACAGCGACCGGTTGAATGCGGCGCGTAGCGAAAAAGAGCTCAGCGCGATCTTCGATGACTTCATTGGCCGGGTGCCTATGGGCAAGACCCTGTTCGGCGGGTTCAACCCGGTGCATACCGGTGGGCCGATGCAGGTCAGCATTGCGTTTGCCGAGAAACAGGCGCGCAACTATCCGTACCCGGTGGACGGCTCGATCCGTCGCGAGGTATTCACCCGGCGGGGCGGCATGTACTTCGGCATCGCCCATCTGCTTGGCTACCCGGTGAACTACAGCCAGCCGCTGTACCGCTTCGCCGATTTCAATGCCGGTTGGTACGCCAGCCGCAATGCGGCATTCCAGGCTGCGCTGAATCGCGCGACCGGCGGCTCCCTGGCCCTGGATGGAGACTTGATTCGCTACGGTTCGCTGCTGCCGGGCTCGACTGAGCTTGCAGTGCGCAGCCTGGGTAAACGCCTGGATATGCGCAACAGCACCATCCGCGATCAACTGGAGCTGGGGGACAGCCTGGCTTTCGAAGACAGCAAACTCTACAAGCGGGTATTCGCGCTGGCCGAAAAGTCGCAAGGCAAGGCGTTGCCCAGGGCGGTGCTGCCGGGGATCGAGCTACAGAGTCCGAAAATCACCCGCAAGCTCACCACCGCGTGGTTCGCCAAACGTGTCGATGAGCGTTATCAGCGGTGTATGAAGCGCGCAGCCGCGGGCTAGTGCAGAAAGTAGACGAAAAAAAGCCCGGCAGAGTGTGCCGGGCTTTTTGTTGAGTATTGCCGACCGGCAATTCATGCACGGTTCTGGGTCAGGCGATCAGAGCCACCTTCGGCGACGCGGTTCTGTTGCAGGCGGTCAGAGCCACCTTCGGCGACGCGGTTCTGTTGCAGGCGGTCGGAGCCACC from Pseudomonas sp. S04 encodes the following:
- a CDS encoding permease, whose amino-acid sequence is MSNFLTTPNRGWSFWCKPALFLLVACIGLYYVKWSPYYFKAFTAADSHSIGASILNDAQTAPLAAALTYAKVYFLAIWKAAVLAVILGSLLQVLIPRDWLLRLFGRAGFASTLRGGLFALPGMMCSCCAAPVAAGMRRQNVSVGAALAFWIGNPVLNPATLVFMGFVLGWGFTALRLVAGIVLVLGVSLVAQRISRPEQVPQAALQAVANVSATDSQPFLGRWIRTLWQLFWSTIPVYILAVLVLGAARVWLFPHVDGAMADSLWWLVPLAIVGTLFVIPTAAEIPIVQTMMALGMGTGPAVALLMTLPSISLPSLLMLRKDFDTRVLVTVALLTMLVGVICGLIGALVL
- a CDS encoding histidine phosphatase family protein, translating into MRNPLQITQRLKQRAFVFLPALLTTCALLLSLESSESRAQPVDGTQTLVFLRHAEKPAGGLGQLNCQGLNRAIDLAQLLPEKFGKADFVFAANPTRNVEEGELDNSYSYIRPLMTISPSAIKLGLPVNIEFSANDTSELADELLHDKYHNSIIYTAWSHGYLPELINKVAREAVGSKQSITEDWESGDFDSMYVLTLTWHNGKATLQSQHYKQGLDNGQESCPT
- a CDS encoding glutathione binding-like protein, coding for MTDLSAFPITEKWPAQFPEWLQLYSLPTPNGVKVSIMLEEIGLPYEAHRVSFESNDQMSPAFLSLNPNNKIPAILDPHGPDDKPLALFESGAILIYLADKSGQLLAQESAARYETIQWLMFQMGGIGPMFGQLGFFNRFAGKEYEDKRPRDRYVAESSRLLKVLDERLQGRDWIMGERYTIADIAIFPWVRNLIGFYEAGDLVGINNFPNVLRVLERFLARPAVVRGLEIPKP
- a CDS encoding LysE family translocator, yielding MFEIHNYGSFIAAIVIFQLIPGPGTFAILNATARNGIGAGFGAVLGTLLGDAAYMIAAAAGLAALMTANPLLFQGLQWFGAAYLCWMGVQMLRSPVAHNDAGLEPQRSARTYLRNALVISLTNPKVMLFFVAFFPLFISPGSSSMTLVAMMLHVTVISLLYQGALVLIGNAAAIRLKALPLARTVATRVAAVALIGFGLKLAANNR
- the hemB gene encoding porphobilinogen synthase gives rise to the protein MSSQFPEARPRRLRRTPQLRKLFQETEFSLNDLVLPIFVEEEIDDFVPITSMPGVRRIPESKLAGEIERYARAGIQSVMTFGVSHHLDGNGSDTWRENGLVSRMARICKDAVPEMIVMSDTCFCEYTDHGHCGVMHGAEVDNDLTLFNLGQQAVAAARAGADVIAPSAAMDGQVQAIRRALDAAGFSQTSIMAYSTKFASALYGPFREAGGSALKGDRKSYQMNPMNRREAVRESLLDEQEGADALMVKPAGAYLDIIRDIREASRLPLAAYQVSGEYAMIKFGAAAGAIDEERVVRESLGAIKRAGADLIFTYFAMDLALSGI
- a CDS encoding FAD-dependent oxidoreductase, which encodes MHRSDVLIVGAGPTGLVLALWLSKLGIRVRLLDKTSAPGTTSRALAVQARTLELYRQLDLDQAVVQQGHQVPAVNLWVKGEPTVRLPFAAIGKDLTPYAFLEIYPQDQHERLLIERLEQFGVEVERDTELLGFSEHDGGITAQLRLPDGQLQSCQSCYLAGCDGARSRVRKTLDIGFPGGTYQQVFYVADVDGAGPAFNGELHVDLDEADFLAVFPLAGTGRARLIGTVRDERAEQAETLRFEDVSSRAISHLKVEVKRVNWFSTYRVHHRVADEFRRGRAFLLGDAAHVHSPAGGQGMNTGIGDAINLAWKLAAVLNGAANHSLLDSYAIERMAFARKLVSTTDRVFSFVTAEGAIADLLRTRVAPLLLPRMAALERAREWLFRTVSQITLNYRAMPLSAGHAGTVFGGDRLPWVQDADGDNFASLALPAWQVHVYGDTSGEMRAWCNEHHLALQVFAYSPAHAKAGLARNGFYLLRPDSYVALADPGADPKLIERYFHGHGIKPFLS
- a CDS encoding SphA family protein; translated protein: MTRVSFASLPLLVMLLTGSPSVLATEGSVGRPITGQIVYSNAGIIPPEPGWVMSMTSIYYDGELSSKKAAPVRGEVGAGLKMKVSYTMTNITRIWDTGKGPWNFASAVGLPLQYTDAEADFTGPRGNSVGETDYATQFADALITPIAAGYHFSATDHIALSLPIYVPTGAYDKDRLANAGQNTYTFMPTMAYTHLLGNGGELSLLGAFEFYTKNDATDYQNGSIVRLDGLWTYGLGNGWAAGVVGGVIKQMTDDDGPTADQLNGFRGHSAGLGPYLGWSGKFADAQASVNARWVPEFDSVNRPEGDGISVNLTLAFF
- a CDS encoding LysE family translocator, whose protein sequence is MLTMDFLLTSLIVVLIPGTGVVFTLSTALAAGKRASVYAALGCTGGIVPHLMASMLGLSAILHTSALAFQGLKFAGVAYLLYLAYATWRDRTAFAISDAPLNLSGGTIMLRAGLLNLLNPKLTIFFLAFLPQFITPNGPSATVQMLTLSTVFMLMTFAVFVIYGLLANFFRTAVIESSTVQNWLRRGFAASFAALGLNLAFAQR
- a CDS encoding DUF1615 domain-containing protein, with translation MQANQLIISLATLLLLAGCASQGSRDAAPKPEQVKAQIVRLLPASTVDRQGWANDIYSAFAAQEIPATSQNLCSVLAVTEQESTFQADPKVPGLGKIARDEIDRRAARAHIPSLLVRGALQVSSTNGKSYSDRLNAARSEKELSAIFDDFIGRVPMGKTLFGGFNPVHTGGPMQVSIAFAEKQARNYPYPVDGSIRREVFTRRGGMYFGIAHLLGYPVNYSQPLYRFADFNAGWYASRNAAFQAALNRATGGSLALDGDLIRYGSLLPGSTELAVRSLGKRLDMRNSTIRDQLELGDSLAFEDSKLYKRVFALAEKSQGKALPRAVLPGIELQSPKITRKLTTAWFAKRVDERYQRCMKRAAAG